One window of the Yamadazyma tenuis chromosome 6, complete sequence genome contains the following:
- a CDS encoding uncharacterized protein (COG:E; EggNog:ENOG503NV5G) encodes MPDPQETRKYTSIPQSSGDDTQGILEPSIETRLHQSLDEDIELHSLDSLDFDHSLDEEPPIVDDEKGKSDMKMAFMNMANSILGAGIIGQPFAFKNTGLVGGIIVLILLTFLIDWTLRLIVKNATMARTQSYQDFAAHCYGKFGRILLLFSVGSFAYGGCMAFCVIIGDTIPHVLKAFIPASITESSAAGWLFHRNVIITIFTTCISYPLSLNRDISKLARASGFALFGMLIIVVLVAVRGPFADKSLRQPLSTAEWTVNYNIFQGISVISFALVCHHNTTFIYNSLKTKVKQRFDMLTHVVCIISMICCLLMAVNGLVNFGGKTKGNILNNFKSNDNWINVARFCFGLNMLTTFPLEIFVVRDVMRDIVYFSLHSNGDESGSSHFELSSKQHFFITTFLVFTSMSVALFTCNLGIILELIGATSASLMAYIIPPMCYLKLSWEQIDYKSLNNTEKRQFHLSKTLPSVACTIFGLLVMVISSFMSIRTSLKSSGESDHCVSD; translated from the coding sequence ATGCCAGACCCACAGGAAACTAGGAAATACACCTCAATTCCCCAAAGTTCTGGAGATGACACACAAGGCATCCTTGAGCCGTCTATAGAGACTAGACTTCACCAGTCACTTGACGAAGACATCGAGCTCCACTCGCTTGACTCTCTTGACTTTGACCATTCTCTCGATGAAGAACCACctattgttgatgatgaaaaggGCAAAAGTGATATGAAAATGGCGTTTATGAATATGGCCAACTCCATTCTTGGTGCTGGGATAATAGGTCAACCATTTGCGTTTAAGAACACTGGACTTGTAGGAGGGATCATAGTGCTAATATTGTTAACGTTTCTCATTGACTGGACATTGAGATTGATTGTGAAAAATGCTACAATGGCAAGAACTCAATCATACCAGGATTTTGCTGCCCATTGTTACGGGAAGTTTGGAAGAATATTGTTATTATTTTCCGTGGGGTCTTTTGCGTATGGCGGATGTATGGCCTTTTGTGTCATTATTGGAGACACTATTCCTCATGTTTTGAAGGCATTCATTCCTGCTTCAATTACAGAGTCTTCTGCTGCCGGGTGGCTTTTCCACAGAAATGTCATAATCACCATTTTTACCACTTGCATATCGTATCCGTTATCTTTGAACCGAGACATTTCCAAATTGGCCAGAGCGTCTGGGTTTGCACTTTTTGGAATGTTGATTATCGTGGTGTTGGTTGCGGTCAGAGGCCCTTTCGCTGACAAATCTTTAAGACAACCGCTTTCAACTGCCGAATGGACGGTAAATTATAACATTTTCCAGGGAATTTCTGTGATTTCCTTTGCCTTGGTGTGTCACCATAATACCACCTTCATTTACAATTCGTTGAAAACCAAGGTCAAGCAGAGATTCGATATGCTTACCCATGTGGTATGCATAATATCAATGATATGTTGTCTTTTAATGGCTGTAAACGGACTTGTcaattttggtggaaaaacTAAAGGTAATATTTTGAATAACTTCAAAAGCAACGATAATTGGATCAATGTTGCTAGGTTCTGCTTTGGATTGAACATGCTCACAACCTTCCCACTAGAGATATTCGTGGTTCGAGATGTCATGAGAGACATTGTTTACTTCTCATTGCACAGTAACGGTGACGAAAGCGGAAGCTCTCATTTCGAGTTGAGCTCAAAACAGCActttttcatcaccacttttCTTGTGTTCACAAGTATGAGTGTAGCCTTGTTCACTTGTAACTTAGGAATTATCCTCGAGCTTATAGGAGCCACTTCGGCCTCTCTAATGGCATATATAATTCCTCCAATGTGTTACTTGAAACTCAGCTGGGAACAAATAGACTACAAGAGCTTGAATAACACCGAGAAAAGGCAATTTCATTTATCGAAAACGTTGCCGTCTGTGGCATGCACCATATTTGGActcttggtgatggttATCAGCTCGTTCATGAGTATACGAACAAGCTTAAAAAGCTCTGGCGAGTCAGACCACTGTGTATCAGATTAG